TTGATATTTATATTTGATATTTAATATTTGATATTTGATATTTATTTGTTGTCTCCCTCAAATCCTATTTTGCAGAACCCTATACACTATTTTAACCTTTATGCTAGATTAAGACACCACCAGAAAATCTGAGTTCAGTTATTTATAAGTATGTAATCCTGGCAGTAACAAATTTACTCCCAGAAAGGTAAATAAGAGACATGCAAAGCCAATTATGGTTAAATAAGCGATTTTTCTACCTCGCCAACCACGCAAGAATCTAACATGAAGATACGCCGCATAAACAAACCAGGTGATTAATGACCATATTTCTTTTGGGTCCCAGCTCCAGTATGAACCCCAGGCAGAATTCGCCCAAATAGCCCCCGTGATTATCCCTGAAGTCAAAAATAAAAATCCTATAAACACAGATTTATAACTTAAATTATCTAATATCTCTAAGGAAGGCAATTGCAAATAAGCCATTTGTTTTTTTAATCTTATTGCTTTATCCTGAACAAGATACATTATGCCAAACTCAAATCCGCAAACAAATGCCCCATAACTAAATAAACTCAAACCCACATGAATACCCAGCCAGTAACTTTGCAATGCTGGAACTAACGGTATTATCTCTTTTGGGAAAAAATATCCACAAAGAAGTATAAAAAAGACAATTGGCAGGACAAACAAACCTAATATCTTTAATTTATACCGATATTCAATAAAACAAAAAATAGCAACTACCATCCAGCCAAAAA
This portion of the bacterium genome encodes:
- the ccsB gene encoding c-type cytochrome biogenesis protein CcsB, which produces MLNLLFFNLAFVLYSISTIIYLIFLYSKRERWSNYGYWLTILSLTVHSLSLIVRGFEANHLPMVSLFESLSFFGWMVVAIFCFIEYRYKLKILGLFVLPIVFFILLCGYFFPKEIIPLVPALQSYWLGIHVGLSLFSYGAFVCGFEFGIMYLVQDKAIRLKKQMAYLQLPSLEILDNLSYKSVFIGFLFLTSGIITGAIWANSAWGSYWSWDPKEIWSLITWFVYAAYLHVRFLRGWRGRKIAYLTIIGFACLLFTFLGVNLLLPGLHTYK